A genomic window from Papaver somniferum cultivar HN1 unplaced genomic scaffold, ASM357369v1 unplaced-scaffold_15, whole genome shotgun sequence includes:
- the LOC113335517 gene encoding salutaridinol 7-O-acetyltransferase-like, producing the protein MSITVKVMSKETIKPSTPTPYQLKNYSLSLIDQHIQSSFIPILLFYPAAVNDSGGDKQHGDIITCLLKRSLSETLVHFYPLAGRMKDNIAVDCNDGGVEFIEVNVSGRMCDFLMKPDEQLSGLLPAEVVRMIYAREAQVIIQVNTFDCRSTAISLCVSHKIADVSSITTFIRYWAQTTIAVGRSTSIISPVVSSKLIPTFESASLFPPIKQLISPSGVTPTLPDSNPSESVSKIISKRFVFDAIVINSVREKLLALTADKYKCRRPTRVEVVSSLIWKSFVKLATPSSLPVMVRHAVNLRRRLDPPLPDVSFGNLIEFTKEVVGAASTKTTTQETTCSTSMLYEDLNEFVGQLRESISKMTKGDHDFDAENTHYEGRYLWMSSWCNYGLYDIDFGWGKPIWVTTVATIFPDSKGFFLMNDTRCGEGVEVCGNLVEEEMSSFQLNLSDLLDRI; encoded by the coding sequence ATGTCTATTACTGTTAAGGTGATGTCCAAGGAAACCATTAAACCCTCAACTCCAACTCCGTATCAACTTAAAAACTACAGTCTATCACTCATCGATCAACACATTCAATCTAGTTTCATTCCAATCCTTCTCTTCTACCCAGCGGCTGTTAACGACTCTGGCGGAGATAAGCAACATGGTGATATTATTACTTGCCTTCTAAAGAGATCTCTTTCTGAAACTCTAGTTCACTTTTATCCACTGGCAGGTAGGATGAAAGATAATATCGCTGTTGATTGTAATGACGGAGGGGTCGAATTTATTGAAGTAAATGTCAGTGGTAGAATGTGCGACTTTTTAATGAAGCCAGATGAACAACTAAGTGGACTTCTTCCCGCTGAAGTTGTTCGAATGATTTATGCTAGAGAAGCACAGGTGATCATTCAAGTGAACACGTTCGACTGCCGTTCAACAGCCATATCTTTGTGTGTGTCCCACAAGATTGCCGATGTATCTAGCATCACCACATTTATTCGTTATTGGGCGCAGACAACTATCGCAGTTGGCAGAAGCACATCCATCATTTCCCCTGTTGTAAGCTCAAAGTTGATTCCAACTTTTGAATCGGCGTCTCTCTTCCCACCTATTAAACAACTAATATCCCCATCAGGGGTAACACCTACATTACCGGATTCAAATCCCTCCGAATCAGTCAGTAAGATCATTAGCAAGAGATTTGTGTTCGATGCGATAGTGATAAATTCTGTACGTGAAAAATTGTTAGCATTAACAGCAGATAAATACAAATGTCGTAGGCCGACAAGGGTTGAGGTAGTTTCTTCTTTGATATGGAAGTCATTTGTGAAATTGGCTACCCCTAGTTCTTTACCAGTAATGGTAAGACATGCCGTGAACCTTAGAAGGAGACTTGACCCACCATTACCAGATGTGTCATTCGGAAATCTTATAGAGTTCACCAAGGAAGTAGTTGGAGCAgcatcaacaaaaacaacaacccaAGAGACAACTTGTAGTACTAGTATGCTATACGAGGACTTGAATGAATTTGTgggtcaactaagggaatcgatAAGTAAAATGACCAAGGGTGATCATGATTTCGATGCGGAAAACACTCACTATGAAGGGAGATATTTGTGGATGAGTAGTTGGTGTAATTATGGATTGTATGATATTGATTTTGGTTGGGGAAAACCAATTTGGGTAACTACTGTTGCAACTATATTTCCTGACTCGAAGGGTTTCTTTTTAATGAATGATACCCGTTGTGGTGAGGGAGTAGAAGTGTGTGGAAATTTGGTTGAGGAAGAGATGTCTAGTTTCCAACTCAACCTGTCGGATCTCCTTGACAGGATTTGA